The Ananas comosus cultivar F153 linkage group 2, ASM154086v1, whole genome shotgun sequence genome contains a region encoding:
- the LOC109703734 gene encoding IRK-interacting protein isoform X2 codes for MVGLWWNCESYEEEPLPALNYIRPENHSLSEIWSGIGLEGEGGDDESVSSDFKNASNFSESQICFPSEPLSNRTSCINHTVPLQTAPSADSNSIVRSSSRRTNSGDFKPVTTCNTCKPATISRGPESDYKNLKDNNTKVTFFPNVQPSTQSNAKHKGPILSWLFPKSKKKPKPNTSPSAAESENMSQLLKEWGVFSIESLKKELLEANENRDAALREVTEMKSSLGELTDKLVSLESHCKELKKALKQAVHANNNSTQLPDKPYISRRTKSIGGSIDNSMPVSREVMVEGFLQIVSEARLSVKHLCKALIHQIEEADCDLLEKLNLLIHPHQITPSNKYSKGVLYHLEALINQSLYQDFENCTFQTNGSPKFLDPKKDRQEKFSAFVALRNLSWNEVLQKGTKFYSEDFSRFCDQKMNCIVSALNWCRPWPEQLLQCFFVAAKCIWLLHLLAFSFNPPLVILRVDEDRQFDPIYMENILLDSRDRARAPDQVKIMVMPGFYVHDRVLRCRVLCRYHSMA; via the exons ATGGTGGGTTTGTGGTGGAATTGTGAG AGTTATGAAGAGGAACCCTTACCTGCATTAAACTACATCCGTCCAGAGAACCACAGCTTATCGGAAATTTGGAGTGGTATTGGGTtggaaggagaaggtggagatgACGAATCAGTTTCCTCGGATTTCAAAAATGCAAGTAATTTTAGTGAGTCGCAGATTTGTTTTCCAAGTGAGCCCTTGTCAAACAGAACCTCATGCATAAACCACACTGTCCCCTTGCAAACTGCTCCTTCGGCTGATAGTAATAGCATCGTAAGGTCTTCTAGTAGGAGGACCAATTCAGGTGACTTTAAACCAGTCACGACATGCAATACGTGCAAGCCGGCCACAATCAGTAGGGGACCAGAGAGCGATTACAAGAACCTCAAGGACAACAATACAAAAGTGACATTTTTCCCCAATGTTCAGCCATCCACGCAGTCAAATGCAAAGCACAAGGGGCCGATCCTTTCTTGGTTGTTCCCTAAATCAAAGAAGAAACCGAAACCAAATACTTCACCAAGTGCTGCAGAGTCCGAGAACATGTCCCAGCTTTTGAAGGAATGGGGAGTTTTTTCGATTGAATCCTTAAAGAAAGAGTTGCTTGAGGCCAATGAGAATAGGGATGCTGCTCTTAGAGAGGTCACAGAGATGAAATCTTCACTGGGAGAATTAACAGACAAGCTAGTGAGCTTGGAATCGCActgtaaagaactaaagaaggctctgaaacaagCAGTTCATGCAAATAATAATAGCACCCAGCTTCCGGATAAGCCCTACATTTCGAGGAGAACAAAGTCCATAGGCGGCAGCATTGACAATTCCATGCCCGTGAGCCGTGAAGTGATGGTCGAGGGCTTCTTGCAGATAGTCTCAGAAGCTAGGCTTTCCGTGAAGCACCTTTGCAAAGCACTTATCCACCAGATCGAAGAAGCCGACTGCGATCTGCTAGAGAAGCTAAATTTGCTTATCCATCCACATCAGATTACGCCGAGCAACAAGTACTCGAAGGGCGTATTGTATCATTTGGAAGCTCTCATAAACCAATCTCTCTATCAGGACTTTGAAAACTGCACTTTCCAGACAAATGGCTCCCCAAAATTTTTGGACCCCAAGAAAGATCGCCAAGAGAAATTCTCGGCTTTCGTCGCACTTAGGAATTTGAGTTGGAATGAAGTATTACAAAAGGGGACAAAGTTTTACAGTGAGGACTTCAGTAGGTTCTGTGATCAAAAGATGAATTGCATTGTTTCCGCTCTAAATTGGTGTCGGCCTTGGCCGGAGCAGCTTCTCCAGTGCTTCTTTGTAGCGGCTAAATGTATTTGGTTGCTCCATTTGCTGGCCTTTTCATTCAACCCGCCCTTGGTGATATTGCGGGTTGACGAGGATCGACAATTCGACCCTATCTATATGGAGAACATTCTCTTAGATAGTAGGGACAGAGCGCGGGCCCCCGATCAAGTAAAGATCATGGTAATGCCCGGATTTTATGTCCATGATAGGGTGCTTAGATGCAGGGTTCTCTGCAGGTACCATTCCATGGCTTAG
- the LOC109728272 gene encoding uncharacterized protein LOC109728272: protein MGPGGRNAAVTGIAVRRSRSGCARRAGCRSRAGRRVQKLLSRRLKRGRTPPCDCASARGLRAASVCAELQACIVPHDPAAKRRYVLRSIHDPNYAVRFADRSETDCIALQGSRSSQVACALSRAQLQDGYVAYPWERKMREALQTAARPSSSRFLSALILPRALDPAASRYSSLDDTLARADAWLRSAQASGVPIVFTNVQTEALLTKISGETASATVNSGSLADLSNLANASLYGFEDYHGVDIGVVKAVRLWYAPAAGELAVEIRLRSGDTKLGFAIGRTEEGFIYISSVTDDDGQDGGEVPSMRSGLRDRYNEARRASKLLVISRVSGEKVLPWMVSSSGAVRCFDTISLSQKLSLHRHALCPILLHLLAWEKPVVSRVVARALSVQPPPSELPLSLVPTPAAAESQLGLLDTAAWEKPVVSRVVARALSVQPPLSELPLSLVPTPAAAESQLELLDTAGNVSFRFHDNSPPNSSWV, encoded by the exons ATGGGGCCGGGGGGGAGGAATGCTGCGGTCACGGGGATCGCTGTGAGGAGATCAAGATCGGGCTGCGCGCGGCGTGCGGGCTGCCGTTCAAGGGCGGGACGCCGGGTGCAGAAGCTGCTGTCACGGCGCCTCAAGCGCGGCCGCACACCTCCATGCGACTGCGCGTCCGCCCGCGGCCTTCGAGCCGCATCCGTCTGCGCCGAGCTGCAGGCCTGCATCGTCCCCCACGACCCCGCCGCCAAGCGCCGCTACGTCCTCCGCTCCATCCACGACCCCAACTACGCCGTCCGCTTCGCCGACCGCTCCGAGACCGACTGCATCGCCTTGCAGG GGTCGAGGAGCTCGCAGGTGGCGTGCGCGCTGAGCCGGGCGCAGCTGCAGGACGGGTACGTGGCGTACCCGTgggagaggaagatgagggAGGCGCTGCAGACGGCGGCGCGGCCGAGCTCCAGCAGGTTCCTCTCGGCGCTCATCCTCCCCCGGGCGCTCGACCCCGCCGCCTCGCGCTACAGCTCCCTCGACGACACCCTCGCCCGCGCCGACGCCTGGCTCCGCTCTGCCCAGGCCTCCGGCGTCCCCATCGTCTTCACCAACGTCCAAACCGAAGCCCTCCTGACCAAG ATATCAGGGGAGACGGCCTCCGCGACGGTAAACTCGGGATCGTTGGCCGACCTCTCCAACCTCGCGAATGCCAGCCTGTACGGCTTCGAGGACTACCACGGCGTCGACATCGGAGTCGTGAAGGCCGTTCGGCTCTGGTACGCCCCTGCCGCCGGAGAACTGGCGGTGGAGATTAGGCTTCGGAGCGGCGACACAAAGCTGGGCTTCGCCATCGGCCGCACCGAAGAG GGTTTTATCTACATATCTTCTGTGACCGATGATGACGGCCAAGACGGCGGCGAGGTCCCCTCAATGCGATCGGGGCTCAGAGATCGCTACAACGAAGCGAGGCGCGCGTCGAAGCTCCTCGTGATTTCGCGGGTGTCTGGCGAGAAGGTGCTCCCCTGGATGGTATCGTCGTCGGGAGCCGTCCGCTGCTTCGACACCATCTCCCTCAGCCAGAAGCTCTCATTGCACCGCCACGCCCTGTGCCCCATCCTCCTCCACCTGCTCGCGTGGGAAAAGCCCGTCGTCAGCAGGGTGGTGGCACGGGCCCTGTCGGTGCAGCCGCCGCCGTCGGAGCTACCACTGAGCTTAGTCCCCACACCTGCTGCTGCCGAGTCTCAGCTAGGGTTGTTAGACACCGCAGCGTGGGAAAAGCCCGTCGTCAGCAGGGTGGTGGCACGTGCCCTGTCGGTGCAGCCGCCGCTGTCAGAGCTGCCACTGAGCTTAGTCCCCACACCTGCTGCTGCCGAGTCTCAGCTAGAGTTGTTAGACACCGCAGGGAACGTGTCCTTCAGATTTCATGATAACTCCCCGCCAAATAGTAGCTGGGTCTAA
- the LOC109703734 gene encoding IRK-interacting protein isoform X1 produces MASSTGSASGVQRQDIRAAIAKAVELRALHAALLHGSASSPALLRLPNGASPSLSRVPNQFSAEEYPVFTPSYEEEPLPALNYIRPENHSLSEIWSGIGLEGEGGDDESVSSDFKNASNFSESQICFPSEPLSNRTSCINHTVPLQTAPSADSNSIVRSSSRRTNSGDFKPVTTCNTCKPATISRGPESDYKNLKDNNTKVTFFPNVQPSTQSNAKHKGPILSWLFPKSKKKPKPNTSPSAAESENMSQLLKEWGVFSIESLKKELLEANENRDAALREVTEMKSSLGELTDKLVSLESHCKELKKALKQAVHANNNSTQLPDKPYISRRTKSIGGSIDNSMPVSREVMVEGFLQIVSEARLSVKHLCKALIHQIEEADCDLLEKLNLLIHPHQITPSNKYSKGVLYHLEALINQSLYQDFENCTFQTNGSPKFLDPKKDRQEKFSAFVALRNLSWNEVLQKGTKFYSEDFSRFCDQKMNCIVSALNWCRPWPEQLLQCFFVAAKCIWLLHLLAFSFNPPLVILRVDEDRQFDPIYMENILLDSRDRARAPDQVKIMVMPGFYVHDRVLRCRVLCRYHSMA; encoded by the exons ATGGCTTCTTCGACGGGTTCTGCGTCTGGGGTTCAGCGCCAGGACATCCGAGCCGCCATTGCCAAAGCCGTGGAGCTCAGGGCCCTCCACGCCGCGCTTCTCCACGGGAGCGCTTCTAGCCCCGCGCTTCTGCGGCTCCCGAACGGGGCTTCCCCCTCGCTCTCTAGGGTTCCCAACCAGTTCTCCGCCGAGGAGTACCCGGTCTTCACCCCG AGTTATGAAGAGGAACCCTTACCTGCATTAAACTACATCCGTCCAGAGAACCACAGCTTATCGGAAATTTGGAGTGGTATTGGGTtggaaggagaaggtggagatgACGAATCAGTTTCCTCGGATTTCAAAAATGCAAGTAATTTTAGTGAGTCGCAGATTTGTTTTCCAAGTGAGCCCTTGTCAAACAGAACCTCATGCATAAACCACACTGTCCCCTTGCAAACTGCTCCTTCGGCTGATAGTAATAGCATCGTAAGGTCTTCTAGTAGGAGGACCAATTCAGGTGACTTTAAACCAGTCACGACATGCAATACGTGCAAGCCGGCCACAATCAGTAGGGGACCAGAGAGCGATTACAAGAACCTCAAGGACAACAATACAAAAGTGACATTTTTCCCCAATGTTCAGCCATCCACGCAGTCAAATGCAAAGCACAAGGGGCCGATCCTTTCTTGGTTGTTCCCTAAATCAAAGAAGAAACCGAAACCAAATACTTCACCAAGTGCTGCAGAGTCCGAGAACATGTCCCAGCTTTTGAAGGAATGGGGAGTTTTTTCGATTGAATCCTTAAAGAAAGAGTTGCTTGAGGCCAATGAGAATAGGGATGCTGCTCTTAGAGAGGTCACAGAGATGAAATCTTCACTGGGAGAATTAACAGACAAGCTAGTGAGCTTGGAATCGCActgtaaagaactaaagaaggctctgaaacaagCAGTTCATGCAAATAATAATAGCACCCAGCTTCCGGATAAGCCCTACATTTCGAGGAGAACAAAGTCCATAGGCGGCAGCATTGACAATTCCATGCCCGTGAGCCGTGAAGTGATGGTCGAGGGCTTCTTGCAGATAGTCTCAGAAGCTAGGCTTTCCGTGAAGCACCTTTGCAAAGCACTTATCCACCAGATCGAAGAAGCCGACTGCGATCTGCTAGAGAAGCTAAATTTGCTTATCCATCCACATCAGATTACGCCGAGCAACAAGTACTCGAAGGGCGTATTGTATCATTTGGAAGCTCTCATAAACCAATCTCTCTATCAGGACTTTGAAAACTGCACTTTCCAGACAAATGGCTCCCCAAAATTTTTGGACCCCAAGAAAGATCGCCAAGAGAAATTCTCGGCTTTCGTCGCACTTAGGAATTTGAGTTGGAATGAAGTATTACAAAAGGGGACAAAGTTTTACAGTGAGGACTTCAGTAGGTTCTGTGATCAAAAGATGAATTGCATTGTTTCCGCTCTAAATTGGTGTCGGCCTTGGCCGGAGCAGCTTCTCCAGTGCTTCTTTGTAGCGGCTAAATGTATTTGGTTGCTCCATTTGCTGGCCTTTTCATTCAACCCGCCCTTGGTGATATTGCGGGTTGACGAGGATCGACAATTCGACCCTATCTATATGGAGAACATTCTCTTAGATAGTAGGGACAGAGCGCGGGCCCCCGATCAAGTAAAGATCATGGTAATGCCCGGATTTTATGTCCATGATAGGGTGCTTAGATGCAGGGTTCTCTGCAGGTACCATTCCATGGCTTAG